Below is a window of Streptomyces genisteinicus DNA.
GCCGCGCACCCGCCGGCCGCCCGGGCGTCTCCTGCGGCCCGCCCTCCGTGCGGGTGCCGCGCCGCCGGACTCTTGACATGACGAGTGCACGTCATGATGCTGGAACGCTCGATTCCATCGATGTAAATCCCCCTTTCCCCCCACCAGCGGCGCCGGCCGGCGGCCTCCGCCCGTCCGGCGTCCCCGCCCCTACGGGCGGCGGACGACCAGGGAGCGACCTGTGGATCCCCTCCGCACACCAACCGGCACGCGACTCCGCGGGCACATCCGCCCGCGAACCGGTGCACGTAACCGCGCCCGCACCCGCGCCGCGGCCCTTGCCGCGGCCGCTCTCGCCGCGGTGATGTCCCTGTCGTCGGCCCCGCCGGTGGCCGCCGACCAGACGGCCCTCCGTGCCGCCGACCCCAGCGTGCTCCGCGTCGGCGGCACGTACATCTCCGTCCAGTCGACCGGCGGCGGCATCGCCGTGCGCCAGGCCTCGTCGACGGCGGGCCTCGCCTCGGCTCCCGCCCGGCAGGTCTGGGCGGACACCCGGGGGCTGGGCGAGGTGTGGGCACCGGAGATCGTCCGTGACGGCGGCCGGTACTACATCTACTTCGCGGCGGGGCGCGGCGCGGCCCACCGGATGTACGTAATCAGCTCGGGTTCTCCGGACAGCGGCTGGACCGCGGAGTCGAAACTCGCGCTGCCCGACGACAAGTGGGCCATCGACGGCACCCTGTTCACCTTCAACGGGCAGCGCTGGTTCGTCTGGTCGGGCTGGGCCGGCGACACGAACGTGGAGCAGAACCTCTACATCGCCCGGATGAGCAGCCCGACCACGCCCACCGGACCGCGGTACGTCATCTCGCAACCGAGGGAGAGCTGGGAGCGGGTGGTCGGCAACCCGTTCATCAACGAGGGGCCCGAGCCCATCAAGGATCCGAACGGACAGCTCCACATCGCGTACTCGGCCAACGGCAGCTGGAGCGACCAGTACTGCCTCGCCGACCTGCGCCTGCGCGCGGGCGGCGATCCGACGCACGTCTGGGACTGGTACAAGTCCAACGGCTGCCTGTTCGGTTCGAACCGCGCCACCATGATGCGCGGCTGGGACCCGACCCTGCATGTGAACGGTCCCGGGCACCACACCTTCGTCCTGCTCGACGGGGACA
It encodes the following:
- a CDS encoding glycoside hydrolase family 43 protein, whose amino-acid sequence is MSLSSAPPVAADQTALRAADPSVLRVGGTYISVQSTGGGIAVRQASSTAGLASAPARQVWADTRGLGEVWAPEIVRDGGRYYIYFAAGRGAAHRMYVISSGSPDSGWTAESKLALPDDKWAIDGTLFTFNGQRWFVWSGWAGDTNVEQNLYIARMSSPTTPTGPRYVISQPRESWERVVGNPFINEGPEPIKDPNGQLHIAYSANGSWSDQYCLADLRLRAGGDPTHVWDWYKSNGCLFGSNRATMMRGWDPTLHVNGPGHHTFVLLDGDIATSPPAGPTFPSMFHAVPKGTPYAWENRYWYTGSFTWWGNTTYSRANVPGPNNDTGWSLKFFE